A section of the Lathamus discolor isolate bLatDis1 chromosome 6, bLatDis1.hap1, whole genome shotgun sequence genome encodes:
- the LOC136016514 gene encoding zinc finger protein ZXDC-like, with protein MARHGGRAAEGAGCALEWPRGRVPRLGAGASVAAEESPVPTPLRAGAAFHGRRRGGLCLCLRRPAGGVCSPPAAGSAAAPPRSRAALGSRRPRLGPGGCRAPPSRAIPSAFGPRFPPRAAAPQSRGDGSRLVRGSPGLCAPPVGLLSAREARPRRKA; from the coding sequence ATGGCCCGTCATGGGGGGAGAGCAGCGGAGGGTGCGGGCTGCGCCTTGGAGTGGCCCCGAGGTCGGGTCCCAAGGCTTGGGGCTGGAGCCTCGGTAGCAGCGGAGGAATCGCCTGTGCCAACCCCACTTCGGGCCGGAGCCGCCTTTCACGGGCGCCGCCGCGGCGGGCTCTGTTTGTGTCTGCGGCGGCCCGCGGGAGGGGTCTGCTCCCCGCCGGCGGCGGGCTCGGCTGCGGCCCCGCCTCGCTCCCGAGCGGCGCTGGGCTCCCGCAGGCCTCGCTTGGGCCCGGGCGGCTGCCGTGCTCCACCCTCCCGAGCGATCCCCTCCGCGTTCGGGCCCCGTTTCCCGCCCCGAGCTGCAGCGCCGCAGTCACGGGGCGATGGCTCCCGGCTCGTCCGCGGCAGCCCGGGGCTGTGCGCGCCGCCAGTTGGGCTCCTCTCGGCCCGAGAGGCTCGTCCCCGCCGTAAAGCGTAG